The genomic region CCTTGATCTCCCTGAACTGCCGGAAATTTTTAAGGCCGGAAATCATAACCTCGAAATGTCCGAGACCTTTTTTCCTCATCTCTTCATTGGCGAGTATTTTCGGGGTGAGTTCAGAGACCGCCTTTCTGCATATTCTCCCCAGCAGGTCCATCTCCTGCTCGCTTTCCTGTGGGACACCTTTTCCCTCCTCGAACCAATGATCCCTCGAGACCATGATTCCACTTGCAGGGTCCAGGGTGGCAAGGTCAAGGGATACGTTGCCCCCGGCATCCATTTCACATCTACCAAGGAGCACAAGGTCGGCTGAATAGGCTGTGCCCCAGCGGATGGCATCCTGGTGGGAAAGCTCGAGGACCTTCATCTCCTCAGTGATGCCCCCTTCAGGGACGTTGGAAATTCTGTTCAGAGGACGGTATCCCCGGCCTTCGAATTCCTTGAAAAGGGCCAGTTCAATAGGGGACAAAGGAGGGTTGCTTTCGGGTTCTCCCCACCAATACTGAACATGGTCCCTTTGGGGGCCTGCCTGGGATACAAGGAAAAGGATCTTGAGGGGGGGCGCTTCGGAAAGCAAAATACCGTGCTGCCGCAAGATTTCTTCTGTGACCTTCTCGTTGATCTTGACGCTTACGAGCACGCTTAGGAGATTTTCATCCTCCTGGCTCTCTTCCAGGATATGATAATTGGCGACGCTCTCACCGGCATTGGGCAGAATTTCCCTGAGAATAACGGAGAAATTCTCCGTCATACCCTTTCCTCCAAGACGTTCCGCCAAATACCTCTCCAATCCCTGGGCCAGTGCATCCGCCACAGCCTTTTCCTTGGCATCGGCAATATTTCCCTCCCTCGAATCGCCGGTGCCGATTACGATAAATTCCCGACTACCCGGACCCGCCGGCGTTTCGCCCATAGAGGGGAGAGGCGCAATGAGGCCCCAAAACAGAAAGCCTGCGGTCAATCCCAATATCAGGGAAAAAAGGGAATCACGCCTCATCACTCCCAGATCTCCTTTCTTCTTTGTCGCCATCTCAATCGATCACAAGAACCACTTTGCATTTCTGAAGGAGGCTTAAATGCCTTGGGGTCCCCCGGATTTTAGCGGCGTCGGAATTGCTGATAACCACGTCGGATATGCCGCCCCCCGCCTTCCTCACTCCCTTTATGATCAGCGGGTTGCCTGCCACCCGTTTACAGGCCTTAGCCGCTTCCAGATCTGGAACATACCTGGCCACCCCTTTCCTGACGGCATACTCACGGCTCACATAGGCCGGGCCGTAAACGACCTGCCCCTCCTCGTCCTGTACGATGGGCACCAAGGCGGGTTTTACGTGAAACCCCCGGCAATCTATGATGAGTCCGGTATAACCCTTCCCCTTTGCCGGATCCGGTGCATTGGGGTGGACCACTGATTCGATATTTCTGATGCTGCCGGGCAGGATCAATTCGGCCAATACCCCGTTCATCTCAACGGCCAGGGTTGCCTCCACGGCACCGTTCTCCTTGTAAGAGATATCCGCAACAGGGGTTTTCCGGATGAGTTCCTGAAGAGAGGCCCTCAGCCCTTTCTTTGCATCGATTATGTCCCTTATGAGCATCCTTGAATCCACATGGATGGATTCAAGGATCTCGAGGAGGTTGCGTCTTGCCTGTTCTACGGCCTTTCTTTCCGCGACCGCTCTGGCCTGGGCGGAATTTGCCGGATTCGATGGAGGAATCCCTTCTCCAATGGACTCGATGATCCCATTCGACCAGTCAATCCTCCCGTATTTCAACGACTGATTATAATTCTGGGCAAAAGAAGGGAGGCCGTAATTTACAAGGAGAAGGGACAGAATTATGCTGAATAGGAAAGTCCGCTTCGCCATAGTTTATTCCCTCACCTTTCAACCACTCCTACAAGAAGGCCTCGATCTTCCGTATGATCGGTTCGGGATCCCGGGCCGCCATCCACACCATCTCCGAATCGCTCCTGAACCACGTAAGCTGCCTCTTTGCGTATCTCCTGGTGTCCCGCTGAAAACTGGACAGGGTCTCCCGCAGGGTCCATCGCCCCTGTAGGTATTGAACGACATGTCTGTACCCGATGGATTTCATGGGTTTGATCTCCGGAGAATAACCCTTTTCAAGGAGGTCTTTGGTCTCCTCAATCAATCCATTCTCCAGCATGGACTCGCACCGCAGGTCGATCCGATGATACAGGTGTTCGCGATCCATTTGCAAACATATTTTAAGGGCGTTAAATGGTTTGTCACTGAAGCGGTGTGCCCTGATCAGGGCGGAGAGCGGCCTTCCTGTTGAATTTATGATTTCAAGTGCCCGCGTGACCCTCACCCGGTCGTTTGGGTGGATTCTCGCTGCTGCCTCGGGATCCAACCTCCTCAGCCTGTCATGGAGAAAAGGCGCACCTTTGAGTTCCACTTCCCGAAGAAGTGACTCCCTGTACGCAGAATCACCGGCTGGGCACTCCAGCAATCCTCCCAGGAGAACCTTGATATACAGTCCGGTTCCACCTACCAGGAATGGGAGGACCCCCGCGGAAGAAAGGTCTTTCAAGAGTGGAAGGGCCAATTTCCGGTAGGAGGCCGCATTGAAAACCTCGTCCGGGTCTACGATATCGTAAAGGTGATGAGGAATCCCTTCCCGTTCCTCGGGTGTGGGTTTTGCGGTTCCTATATTCATGCCCCGATAGACCTGCATGGAATCCGCATTGACGATCTGTCCGCCGAAACGGCGGGCCAGCTTCAGGGCGAGAGCACTCTTCCCGGTGGCGGTGGGGCCGGTAATAATCACAATCTTCGGTTTCCGGTCCTCCCCGCGAGCATTCGGTTCCACGTGAATTCTCCTGAAAAACAAATCCCCTTTCAGGTTGGAATGCGCTTGAACATCCTTTCTATTTCCGGATAGCGGAATTCTTTGAAGACCGGTCTCCCATGAGGGCAGTGGGCCGGGAGATCCGTCTTCCGGAGTTCGTTCAGAAGGGTTTGCATCTCCTGGATCGTAAGGCTTTTCCCCGCCCTGATGGCTCCATGGCAGGCCATGACCGTAATCAGTCTGTCCAGAGCCCGACCCCGGGTCACGTCCTTCTCTTCACGCAACACCGGGAGTATATCCACCAGAAAGGGTTTCCAATTTAAATCAAGGAGTACCGGGGGCACGGATCTCACCAAGAACGTCTCTCCGCCGAAGTGTTCGATATCGAAGCCCAGACGGCTGAGTTGTTCCAGCTTTCCCAGAAGCACCTCCTTGTCGGCGATTGAAACTTCCCACTGCTGGGGAATAAGGAAAAATTGGGTTTCAGGACGGGCCTCGTCAAATCTCCGTCTGAGCCTCTCGTAAAGGATCCTCTCATGGGCGGCATGCTGATCCACCAAAAGGAGGCCCTCTTGGGTCTGACAGATAATATAGGTATTTTTCAGTTGACCGATGATTCGAGGCCCCTCCTCGACCAAGTCCTGCTGGTGGTCGAGGGCCTCCGGCGGTTCGGATTGAAGATCCTGTTTCCCGATTCGGTACTCCCCGCCCGCTTCGGTTACCAGGGGTCGATCCACAGAAAAAGGAGATGGTGCCCAAGGGTCTGGAGAGGCATCGGGGATAGGGATCGCGAAATGCCGCTTCATGGCCTGCTCGATCATGGACACCATTGTTCGGAAAAGGGCCTGGGCATCCCGGAAGCGGATTTCCTGTTTGGCCGGATGTATGTTGATATCGATGCGGAAGGGATCGATTTCCAGGAAAAGGACGACCTGGGGATAACGCCCCTTCATGAGGCGCTGGCCGTAACCCTCTATCACCGCCCGGGTGACGAGCTTGTCCTTCACGGGGCGGTTGTTGACATAGAGCAGAATCCGGTCTGCCCGGGAGCGGGCGTGATCGGGCGGGGCCAGATAAAGATTCAGCCGAAAACTTCCGGACTCGGTTTCCTCCTGGACGAGTGCTGATGCCGTATCACGCCCCAGGATCACCGAAAGGCGATTGCGCAGATCTTCCGAGGCCGGCAGGTTCATGAGGATCCCATCGCGTGTTTCAAGCCTGAAATGGATGCGAAGGAAAGGGAGTGAAATCCTTGAAAAAACATCCTGGATCAAATCCGTTTCCGTCCTGACCGCGCGCAGGAATTTTCTCCGGACCGGCAAGTTGAAAAACAGGTCCCGTACTTCCACTATGGTCCCCGGGGGGGAACCCGTCTCGTCCAGGGACCTGATTCTCCCGCCCGCAATGCTCAGCCGGTGGCCGACGAGATGGTCCGCCGGCCGGGAAGTGATCTCGACCCGGGACACCGCGGCGATGCTGGGCAAGGCCTCTCCCCGGAATCCCAGGGTCGCAATGGAAAAAAGATCGGACACTTCCCGGATCTTGCTGGTGGCATGCCGCTCAATACAGAGCAGGAGATCATCCCTGCTCATGCCCACCCCGTTGTCAGCAACCCTTACGAGG from Deltaproteobacteria bacterium harbors:
- the miaA gene encoding tRNA (adenosine(37)-N6)-dimethylallyltransferase MiaA; its protein translation is MEPNARGEDRKPKIVIITGPTATGKSALALKLARRFGGQIVNADSMQVYRGMNIGTAKPTPEEREGIPHHLYDIVDPDEVFNAASYRKLALPLLKDLSSAGVLPFLVGGTGLYIKVLLGGLLECPAGDSAYRESLLREVELKGAPFLHDRLRRLDPEAAARIHPNDRVRVTRALEIINSTGRPLSALIRAHRFSDKPFNALKICLQMDREHLYHRIDLRCESMLENGLIEETKDLLEKGYSPEIKPMKSIGYRHVVQYLQGRWTLRETLSSFQRDTRRYAKRQLTWFRSDSEMVWMAARDPEPIIRKIEAFL
- the mutL gene encoding DNA mismatch repair endonuclease MutL, which gives rise to MNTIRILNEDVASKIAAGEVIERPASIVRELLDNSIDAHADRITVRIEKGGKALVRVADNGVGMSRDDLLLCIERHATSKIREVSDLFSIATLGFRGEALPSIAAVSRVEITSRPADHLVGHRLSIAGGRIRSLDETGSPPGTIVEVRDLFFNLPVRRKFLRAVRTETDLIQDVFSRISLPFLRIHFRLETRDGILMNLPASEDLRNRLSVILGRDTASALVQEETESGSFRLNLYLAPPDHARSRADRILLYVNNRPVKDKLVTRAVIEGYGQRLMKGRYPQVVLFLEIDPFRIDINIHPAKQEIRFRDAQALFRTMVSMIEQAMKRHFAIPIPDASPDPWAPSPFSVDRPLVTEAGGEYRIGKQDLQSEPPEALDHQQDLVEEGPRIIGQLKNTYIICQTQEGLLLVDQHAAHERILYERLRRRFDEARPETQFFLIPQQWEVSIADKEVLLGKLEQLSRLGFDIEHFGGETFLVRSVPPVLLDLNWKPFLVDILPVLREEKDVTRGRALDRLITVMACHGAIRAGKSLTIQEMQTLLNELRKTDLPAHCPHGRPVFKEFRYPEIERMFKRIPT